The Ectothiorhodospiraceae bacterium 2226 region CGACAAGCGTCGGCGCAGCGAGCGCAAACGGGCGCGGAGCTCGCCTGGGACGCATGACTAGGGCGCGTCCCGCACCCATTGATTTTCACGGCGTCAGCAGCTTAGGCTAGGTGCCTGCTTCAAGAAAGGGCGTCTGTAGCGGGTGCGGCCTAGCCTAGAAGGCCCGCGCCGGGTTTCAGGCGTTGGTGTCTGCCGGAGAAGGCGGACCCGCGCATGCGAACGAGGCCCCGGTGGGGCTTCGGCGCCGCCTGATAGGGGCACGCCTATGGAAAGGTGGAGGGAGTCGACAGGAGCGCGGCGGGGGCTGCAGGCCGGTCACGCGCTAGGTGCCGCCTGCGCCCTAGCGCTTTGTCTTCTGCTGCTGTCTCCGTTCCCCGTCTACGGCCAAGCGGAAACGCACACCGCGCCGCTGCGTTTCGGCGTGGTGCCGCAGCAGGTCCCGCGGCAGTCGGTGCGCAATTGGATGCCGCTGCTTCGCTACCTCGAGGCGCAAACCGGCTACCCGCTGCAGTTCCAGACGGCGCGCGACATCCCCACCTTCGAACAGCGCCTGCTACAGGGCGAATACGATCTCGCCTATCTGAACCCTTACCACTACATCGTATTCAACGCGACCACCGGCTATCTTCCTTTGGCGCGGGAGAACGTGCCGCTGCAGGGTATCGTGGTGGTGCAGGCCGAGGCCGCGATACGCGATCTGAAGGACTTGCGCGGTACGACCATCGCGTTCCCGGGCCCGGGCGCCGTGGCCGCCACGCTGGTGCCGCGGGCCTACCTCGCGCGACTCGGCATCCCGCACGAGGCGCAGTTCGTCGGCTCGCACGATTCGGTCTACCGCGCGGTGGCGCGCGGTCTGTTCCCGGCCGGCGGTGGGATACGGCGCACCTACGAGGCCTTGGATCCTGAGGTCAGTGGGCGCCTGCGCGTGCTGTGGAGTTCGCCGCCCCTTACGCCCCATCCGGTGGTGGTGCATCCCCGCGTCGAGGCCGAGGCAGTGGACGCGCTGCGGGCGGCATTGCTGCAGATGGGCAGCGACCCGGGGGGACGCGCAATCTTGAAAACACTCGGCTTTCAGCACTTTGAACCCGCCGAAGACGCTGACTACGACGACGTGCGTGCGCTCGATCTCGCGTTGCCGCGCAAGTTGGGGAAGTAAGGGTGTCCTTCCGGCTCAAGACGGTGCTCGGCATCGCGCTGATCGAAGCGGCGCTCTTGCTTGTGCTGATTGTCGTCAGCCTCAATTACCTACGGGTGTCCAACGAGCAGCAGTTCCTGACGCGCGCCGAGACCACCGCGCAGCTGTTCGCGACCACGGCCAAGGACGCGGTGCTGGTCACCGACGTGGCGCTGCTGGATACGCTGGTCGAGGAGGTGCTCACCAATCCCGGTGTGGTGTACGCGCGGGTGCTTGGGGCCGGGCGTGTGTTGGCCGAGGGCGGGGATCCGCGGGCGTTGGCACAGGCCCGCGCGGCCAACCGCTCGGTACGCGATGCGGACGACGGAGTGTACGACGTGCACGCCGAGTTGGCCGCCGACGGCGAAACCTATGGTCGCGTCGAGCTCGGCCTGACGGTGGCGCCGATCCAGGCCGTGCTGCGCGATGCCCGCAACCACGCGCTCTCCATTGCCGGTGTCGAGATGGTGCTGGTGGCTTTTTTCTCGCTGGTACTGGGTACCTACCTCACGCGCCAGCTCGGCGCCCTGCGCAGCGCTTCGCAGCGTGTGGCCGAGGGCGATTTCACTTCGCGGATCCCGGTGCAGGGCCGCGACGAACTCGCTCAGACGGCGTCGGCTTTCAACGCCATGGCCGCGCGCCTGCAAGAGGCGGGCGAGCAGCGGGCCCGCGCCGAGGAGGCCCTGCGGGCGCTCAACGAACAGCTGGAAGAGCGCGTGCGGGCGCGCACCGAGGAACTGGCCGAACTCAATCGCCAGCTGCATCACCGCGCCTTGCACGACGGCCTCACCGGTCTGCCCAACCGCAGCCTGTTTCACGATCGGCTGCACACCCAACTGGCCGCCGCCGAACGCAACGAGAGCCGTTTCGCCGTCGCGCTGCTCGATCTGAACCGCTTCAAGCAGATCAATGACGCCGAGGGGCACGCGGTGGGGGACCGCGTGCTGCAGGCGATCGCGCGGCGTCTGAGCGCCGTGCTGCGCGACGGCGACACCGTGGCGCGCCTCGGCGGCGACGAGTTCGCGCTGATTCTCCCCGCGGTGGTCGACGCGGAGGGTGCGCGCACCGCCGGCAGCCGCCTGCTGGCGGCGCTGTCGGCGCCGTTGCACGTCGCCGAACGGGATCTGCTGCCCGGCGGTAGCGTCGGCATGGCGCTGTATCCCGATCACGGGCACGAGCCGGAGCTCCTGCTGCGTCATGCCGATACGGCAATGTATCAGGCGAAGTTCGCCGGCACCGGGTTTGCCCTGTACCGGCCATTGCCGGCGCCGGTGGACGACGACGAGGCGCAGGCCTAGCGGCGGGCTCTGAGCGAGGGGCAGTGGACGTTGCGCTATCAGCCGCGCGGGGGTGATCGACACCTGGAGACGCTCGATGTCCTGGGCGTGCGTGTGGTGTTGGGACGATGTGCGCGCGCTGCAAGCGATGCAGTGGCGCGCCCTGGTTCAGGAGGCTCACCAGGCCGGCCTGGTGACGGTCGCCAAGGCTGTGGAACGAGTGCGGGAGTGGGAGCCGCTACGGGCCGTGGGCCGCCACGCGGCACAGGCTTATTACGTCGGTCCCCCGGCGCCGGCCGAGAAGGCATTGTTGCTCCTGGCGGTGGGCGCCGCCTCGCCCAAGGCCTCGCGCGCGTAGTCGGCGAGCTGCGCCGCGCGGTGCGCGGCCGTGTGTTCGGCCAGCACGCGGCGGCGAGCGGCCTCACCGATGCGCTGCCGCTCGTCGTCCGCGATTCGCCGCAGGTAGTCGCGCACCTCGCCCGACTCGCGCGCCACCAGGATCTCGCGCCCCGGCGTGAACAGCGTGTCGAGCCCGGCCCACCAGTCGCTGATGATCGGCGTGGCGCAGGCGGCCGCCTCGAACAGGCGCACGCTGGGTGCATAGCCCAGGCGGACCATGTCCGCGCGGGTGATGTTGAGCGTGTAGCGCTGCGCGTTATAGAACGCCGGGTGCTCGGCCGGCGGCAGGTGCTCGGTACGCGCCACGTTGGCCGGCCAGGCGATGTCGGCCGGGTAGAGAGGGCCGGCGACGATCATGCGTAGCGCCGTATCGGCGCGCGCCGGCGTGAGCAGCAGGCGCTCCAGCGGCGGTTGCCGGTCGGCGCTGTAGGTGCCCATGTAGCCGAGGTCCCAGCGCAGCGGCAGCGCCTGTGGCGTGTAGGCCTCGGCGTCCACCGAGCAGTACAAGGCGCGCGCGCGCGGCGCGCGGTAGTGCCGTTCCAGGTGCGTGAGCGTCGGGCCGCCGGTGAACGACAGGTAGATCCCGTAGCCCGGGATCAGCGCCGGAGAGAGATACTCGCAGGCGCCGCGCTTCAGGGCCGCCAGCGTGACCGGTGTATCGATGTCGTAGAACGCCACCAGCCCGCGCGCCTCGCGCTGCGCCCAGCGTCCCACCTCAATGCCGTCCGGTACGTAGGAGCCGACCACCACCACGTCGGCGTCGCGTACCGCATCGGCGTAGCGGTCCTTGAGCTCCTCGAGGCTGTCGTACAGCCGCGTCTGCCCGTAGGGTGGCGCCGGCAGGTCGCGCTGCGCGGCATACCAGGGCATGTCGCGCTCCAGGAACAGCACGCGGTGCCCTTGGGCGCACAGCTCGCGCACCAGGCCACGGTAGGTGGTGGCGTGCCCGTTGCCCCAGGAGGAGGTGATCGACAGGCCCAGGATGACCCAGTTCAGTGCACCGCTCATGCGCCGCCCACCGCGGTCCCGCTAACGCCCGCCGCCGAGCGGCCGTCGAGTAGCAGCTCGAGTTGCGCCGCGCGGTGGGCGTAGGTGTGCTCGGCCAGCACCCGGCGCAGGGCGGCCTGGCCGAGTGCGCGGGCGCGGCGCGCGTCCAGCGCGTCGAGGTGTTCGGCCACCTCGAGCCCGCTGCGCGCCACCAGCACCTCGCGGCCGGGCTCGAAGAAATACTCGATGCCCTCCCAGTGGTCGGTGATCAGGCAGGCGCCCGCGCCCGCCGCCTCGAACACCCGGGTGGCGGGTGAGTAGCCGTAACGCGCCATGCTCTCGCGGCTGATGTTCAGTACCGCGCGCGGGGTGCAGTTGAAGGCATTGTGGTCGCGCGTATAGACGTGGCCGAGGTAGCGCACGTTGTCCGGCCGCGCTTTGTCCTCCCAGCCGCTGCCGCCGAGCAGAAAGCGCTTGTGCGGGAGGCGCGTGGCGCAGGCGAGGAAGAAGTCCTCCACACGCGCCTCGCGATCGGGTAGTCGGTTGCCGAGGAAGCCGAGGTCGGCGGTGTAGCGCAGATCGGGAGCCACTGGGTAATGAGTGCTCGGGTCCAGCGCGTTGTAGATCGGCGTGCAGCTGCGCGCCCCGAGGGCCTCGTACGCCGCGCTCACGGGACGGCCGCCGCCATAGGTCAGCACCAGATCGTAGCGCGGAATCAGGGCGCGGAACGGGTTGTCCGGGTCGGCATGGATCGAGTCCAGCGTGGCGGGGGCGTCCACGTCCCAGAACGCGACCAGGCAGCGCTCATGGCGCAGCGCCAACACCGCGCGTTCGAGGTAGGCATCGAACACGCCGACGCCGCTCGCCTTGACGATCAGGTCGGCGGTCGAGGCCTCTTGCAGGGCACTGTCCACCTCGGCCGTCCCCTCGGCGGCATAGACCACCACGCGCGCCCAATCCGGGTCGGGCATGTCGCGGTGCTGCTGGCGCTCGAAGGCGTCGGGCTCGTAGAAGGTGATGGCGTGGCCGCGCGCGGCGAGCGCGCGCAGCATGCCGCGGTAATAGGTGGCGGCACCGTTCCAATACGCCGATACCAGGCTGGAGCCGAAGAAGGCGATGCGCATGGCTTAAGCACTCGCGCGCCGTCGCGCCTTGCCGATCAGTTCGGCGTGGATGGCCAGCAGTTCGTCCACCCGGTGCGCGCAGGTGTGGCGCGCGCGGATGGTCGCGAGACCATTGGCGGCCAGGCTGTGGCGCAGGTCCGCGTCGGCCATCAAGTTGGCGAGATGGGCCTGCATCTGGTTGCCGTTGCCGGCGACGAGGTAATCCTCGCCGGCCCTGAACAGCCCCTCGCTGTCCTCCCACGGCGCGCTGACCAGCGGGATGCCACAGGCCATCGCCTCGAACGGCCGGATGGTGGGAATGCCCGGCAGGACACGCGCGTACGGCCGCCGCGGTACGTGGACGGTGGCGCGGTAGCGCGCGAACACCTCGGGGGCGCAGTAGTTGGGCAGCCAGCCACGGTAGGCGATGCTGGCTGCGCTGAGCGCGAGGCGCGCGCGCTCGGGGTAGCGTACCCCGTACACCGTGGCGCGCAGGCGCAGGGCCCAGATCGGCGTGAGCAGATACTCGGCGAGCTCGGCGCTGCGCTCCTCATCGCCCCAGTTGCCGATCCACACCACGTCGCCGAGCTTGTCCACATCCGGCATCGGCTTGAACAGGCGCGTATCCGCCGCCTCGTGCCACACCCAGGCGTGCTGCGTCCAGCCGGCGTCCTGGTAGAGATCACGCAGCACCTGGCCGAAGGCGAGCACGCCGTCGTAGTCGCGCAGGTCGTAGGCATCCATCGCGCGCCGGTCGGTCACCGCGCGGTGGTGGGTATCGTGGAACAACAGCCGGTAGCGGCGGGTGCGCGCGCGGTGGCGGCCGATGCGCGCCACCAAGTCATGTTCGTTCCACTCGTGCACCAGCACCAGGTCGGCGCCGTCGAGCGCGACGTCCAGGTCCAGCGTCGCCGGATCGTAGCGCAGGCTGCGCAGCCGTGGATAGGCGGCCTGGAAGTCGTCCAGCGCCGCGGGATGCTCCTTCAGCAGGCAGCGCACGCTCCAGGCGTCGGCCGGTTCGTAGATGCGCACGTCGTGCCCGCGCGCGAGCAGTTCGCCGGCGACGCCGCGCAGAAAGTGCGCGTTGCCGTGGTTCCAGTCGGAGACCAGCGAGTGGTAGAAGAACACTATCCGCATGCCTGTTTCCTTTCCGTGGTGATCAGGTCGGCGTAAAGCCGTAGGTAGCCGGCGCCCATGGCGGCGCGGCTGTAGCGTTGGGCGCGCACCAGCGCGGCGCGCGCCATCGTCACGCGGGCGGCCGGATCGTTCATCAAGGCGGTCAGCGTGTAGGCCAAGGCGGCGGGGTCGTCGGGCGGCACGAAATGCGCTGCGCCTGACCACAGCTCGCGCAGGCTGGGGATGTCGCCCAGCACCAGCGGGCAGCCCGACAGCGCCGCCTCCAGGGCGGACAGCCCGAACGGCTCGTAGCGGGCGGGCAGGGCATAGATGCCGGCCTCGCCCAGCCAGCGCGCGAGCATGACGGGCGGTAGCGCGCCGAGCGTGCGCAGGTGTGCGCAGGGTGCCGTGCCGCCGTCGGGCGATTCGGTGTCACCGGCGACGTAGACCGGCCAGGGCAGGCTGGGCGCCACCTGCGCCAGCGCGGCGATGTTCTTGGCCTCGTCCCACAGCCGCCCGGCCGCCATCACGTAGGGCCGCTTGGGGCGGGGGTGGAACAGTCGGGCGTCGCGCCCGTTGTGGATCACGCGCCGGGTGCGCGGGGCATGGCCCGGCCGCAACCGGCGGCGGCGCTCGAAGGCGCCGTAGTAGCGCTCCAATGCGTCGAGCATCGCCGCAGTGGGGGCGACCACCGCCTGCGCGCCGCGCAGCCCGGCGCTGACCTTGGCGCGGTAGCGCGTCCACTCCGCCGGCGCGCTCTCGCCCTTCACCGCCTGCCACCAGGACAGCACGCAGGAGTGCGCCACCACGACGGCGGGCCGCCCCCAATCGAGCGCCCCGTGCGCATAGCCGTTCAGGTGCACGAGGTCGACGTCGTGCGCCTCGGCCAGCCCGCGCAGCCAACCGCCCGCCTGCGCCACGTCCTCCCAGGGCGCCTCCATCCACTCCAGCCGATACGGCCGATGGTGCAGCCGCAGCCCGGGGATGCGTCCCGCCGCCTCGCGCTGCTCGGCGCTCGGGGCCGGTCCCATGGCCGCCAGTTCCACCGCCACGCCCGCCTCGCCCAACAGCGCGCCGAGCTCCAGTGCGTAGGTCCACACGCCGCCGACGGCGTCGGTGGTCATCAATACGCGGCGCGGGCGCGGATGCGGCGGGCGGCGGTCGAAGGCGTGCATGTGCATGGCTAGCGGTGACGCGCGGGGCGTGCCTCGAGTTCGGTCAGGGGACGCGGGCGCTGCTCCTGGATGTCGCTGAAGTGGTCGAACAGGCCGAGGTAATGGTCCACCGCCCGCTCCCAGGCCCGTTCGTCGGGCGCGCCCCACAGCCGTCGGTAATCCGGCGAGCCCGGGTAAGGGAACAGCGGCACCGGCTCGTTGGCCCACACGCCCGCCTGCTGGAGTTCCTCGCGCCAGGCCTGTACCGCCTGCGGGTCATCCACGCCGCTCTCCATCAGGGTGGCCTGCACGAACGGCACGCTGCACTTGGCGTGCACCAGGCGACGGGTGAGGTCCGCGGTGTCCAGCTTGCAGCGCTTGGCGAGCAGGTCGCGCCCGGCGCTCGAGATGCTCTCCACGCCCGCTTCGATGGACACACAGCCCGCCTCGCCCAGCAGGTCCAGCATGTCCAGGCCCCACAGATCGATGCGCGTCTGCACGCCGAACGTCACGGGGCGCCGGACCAGCGCCTGCAGCAGTTCGCGGTTGGGCAGGAAGATCTCGTCCACGAAGTACACGTACTCGACGCCCTGGGCGATGAGGCCGTCCAGTTCCTCCAGCACCACCGCCAGCGGGCGGCGCCGGTAGCGGTCGCGGTAGTTGTCCTTGGCGCAGAAGGTGCAGCTGTAGGGGCAGCCGCGCGAGGCCTCGAGTTCCGCGCCCGGACCCTGCGGCGCCACGTCGAAGCGGTGGTGGTGATGGGCGTGCCGGCGCACGTAGGCCGCCGGCCAGTGCAGCGCGGGCAGTGCGCCCATATTGGCGGCGGCCGGTCCGCCTTGCACATGCACGCGTTCGCCGCGCCAATAGGCCAGGGAGTTGACCTGGTGCCAGCGCTCGCGCGGCGTGCGCGCGAGTTCGGCCAACACCTCTTCGCATTCCCCCAGCACCACGGCGTCCACGCCGAGCTTCGCGAGCGTGGGGCCGGGCGTGGTGGAGGCGTGCGGGCCTACCGCCACCCAGGTGCCGCCGAGCGCGCCGAGGTCCTGCACCGTCTCCTGCGGGACGCGCAGCTCGGGCGGCGCGCAGCGCCAGAACAAGTAGCTCGGCGCGGTGGTGACCACCGTCATCTCCGGCGCGAAAGCGGCGACGCGCCCGCGCAGCGCGTCGCGCGTGAGTCCTTCCATGTGGGCGTCGATCAGTTCGACCTCATGGCCCTCGCGCTCCAACAGGGCGCGGGCGTAGCCATACTCCAGCGGCAGGTGGGGTTCCTGGCAGCCGAAGTAAATGCTGCCCGTGAAGCTCCAGTTCGGATTGACGAGTGCGATCTTCATAGCATCCCCTCGCTGGCGACGCGCTGAGCGGCGGCCCCGAAGCGCGTCTCCAGCAGCCAGTTGTAGAGTTGTTTGACGCCCGCGGCGGGGGCGATGGTCGGCCGCCAGCCCGTGGCCGTCTCCAGGGCGCGCGTATCGGAGGCGTAATAGCGTTGGTCGCCGGGGCGCCATCCGGCGTGCGTCACCGGCGGGCGCTGGCCGTGCAGGCGACCGATGAGCTCGATCAGCTCACGCAGGCTGAGCGTGTGGCGCGCCCCGCCGCCGATGTTGAACGCCCGCCCGCGCAGCGCGTCGATGCGCCCGCGCACCGCGAGCAGCGCCTGTACCAGGTCGTGCACATGCAGCACGTCGCGCACCTGCTTGCCGTCGCCGTACACGTTGAGCGGGGTCCCCTTGATGGCGCTGATGAGAAAGTGCGCCACCCAGCCCTGGTCTTCGGTGCCGAACTGGTGCGGGCCGTACATGCAGCTCATGCGCAGCACGGCGGTGGGCAGGCCGTAGGTGCGGCCGTAATCGATCACGTATTGGTCGGCGGCGCCCTTCGAGCAGCCGTAGGGGCTGTGAAAGTCGAGCGACCGCTCGTCGATGCCGTGGGCGCGTATGGACGGGTCGGCCGGCAGGTAGCGGGTGTCCTCCTCGACCAGCGCGAGGTCGCGCAGGCCGCCGTACACCTTGTTGGTCGAGGTGTATATCAGCGGCACCGGGGTCGGCTGGGCACGCAACGCCTCGAGCAGATTGAGCGTGCCGCGCGCGTTGACCTCGAAGTCGTCCACCGGATCGTGCAGGCTGGTGGTGACCGCGGTCTGGGCGGCAAGGTGAAACACGCTGCCGACGCTCTGCACGCAGTCGCGCACCGCGTAGCGATCGCGCAGATCGGCAACCGCGACCTCCACGCAATCGGGATAACGCTCGCGCAGCCAGGCCAGATTCTCTTCCACCCCTGCGCGGGAGAGGTTGTCGAGGATGCGCACCGGGTGGCCCTGTTCGCACAGGAGCGCGGCGAGGTTGGTGCCCACGAACCCCGCCCCGCCGGTGATCAGCGTCGGCGCGTCGGCGCGCCGCGCGCGTTTGGCCGCGGGTCGGGTGAGGGCGTCGACCCGCCGCACGGAGGGCAGTCCCCCGTCGGCCCACACGCGCGCCAAGAGTTTCGGGCGGCCGTCGGCGCGCTGGATGCCGAAGTGGTACTCGCGCTCGTCGGTGTGAAAGCCGTCCACCGTCGGGCGGCTCTCGTGCAGGTCGTAGGCGCCGTACCAGTACAGGCGTTCGGCGGGCGCCTCCAAGGCGCGCAGAAAGGCCTGCAGTTGACCGAACTCATCGTGGCGCCACGTGGAGTAGCCGGCTTCGGTGATCCACACGCGCGCGTGCGGCGCGCGCCGCGCGAGCACGGCCTGCAAGCTTTCGACCGCCGGCGCCCAGCCCTCCCAGCCGCTGTACTGCCAGGTACCGGGGAAGCCATGCAGACCGACGGCATCGACGTAAGGCAGCAGGCCGTAGTCGGCGATCAGGTTGAGCCACTCCGGGTCGGCGGGGCACATGCCGCCGAGCACGACGCGTTTACCGCGCTGCTGCGCCCAGTAGGCCGCACCGCCGACCATGTGCGCGAACCGCTCCCAGCCGGGATCGAGCCCCCAGTCCCATTCGCTGAGGTTGGTGGGCTCGTTCCACAGTTCCACCCACTCGAAGGCTTGGCCGTAGCGGGTGATCATCACGTCGAGGAAATCCGCGTAGGCCTTGGGATCGCGCGGCGGCGCGCTGGTGCGCGGGGCGATGCCGAGCGATGGCGGGGTGTAGAGGAAACAGGGCAGCAGCTCCACCTCACGGCCGAGGCGCGGCAGCAGCCACGCATACCACTTCTCGCCCTCGCGGGTATGACAGTCGGCCCAGGAGACGCCGGTGCGCAGGTGCTCGACGCCCCAACGGCGCAACTGCTCCAGGGTCTGCTCGACGCGCTCGTGCTCGCCCGGTTGGAACCACTCGAGGATGCCCAGCGTGGGAACGGGCGCGGGCCGTGCGGGCGGCGTCATAGGGCCAGCCCCCGCGCCTTGAGCTCCGCGCGGGCCTGCGCCACGCGGTCCACCGCCACCTCGCCCTCGACCCATTGCGCGAGTTCCGCCAGTCCCTCATCGAAGGACTTGCGCGGGCTGTAGCCGAGCAGGTCGCGGGCGCGCGCGATGTCGGCAAAGCAGTGGCGGATGTCACCCGTGCGAAACTCGCCGGTGATCTCGGGCACCACGTCCTCGCGCCCCAGCACCCGGGCCAGGCGCTCGGCCACCTCGGCGACGGTGTAGTGCTGCCCGCTGCCCACGTTGAACACCCGACCCGGTGCCTGCGCAGATTCCAGCGCGAGCCGCAAGGCTTGCACCACGTCGGAGACGTGCACGAAATCCCGCTGCTGGCGTCCGTCTTCGAAGATCAGGGGTGGGTTGCCGTTCTGCAGACGCGAGGCGAAGATCGCGAGGACCCCCGTATAGGGATTGGACAGCGCCTGGCGTGTGCCGAATACGTTGAACAGCCGCAGGGCCGCCGTGGGGATGCCGTAGGCCTGGCCCACCATCAAGCACAGGCGTTCCTGGTCGTACTTCGACAAGGCGTAGACCGACGACAGCGCGGGCGGTTTCTCCTCCGGCGTGGGGATCGGGCGCAGTGAGCCGCTGCCGTCCGGGGCGGACAATTCCCACTGACCGACACGCAGTTGGTCCAATTGGCGCTCGGCGCCGGGCACCGGATCGCCTTGCGGGTCGAGGTACTGACCCTCGCCGTAGATACTCATGCTCGAGGCCACCACCAGGCGTTCGATGGGCCGTTCGATGAGCGCCTCGAGCAGCACGCCCGTGCCGCGCGTGTTGACGTCCAGGTAATCGGCCACCTGGTACATGCTTTGCCCGACACCCACCAGGGCGGCAAGGTGAAATACGGCGTCCACACCGTCCAGCGCCGTGCGCACCGCCTGCGGGTCGCGCACGTCGCCGATCTGCAGTTCGACGTCGTCGTTCAAGTAGCCCGGGGGGTGGGCGTCGGCGCCGTGGACTTGCGGCGAGAGGTTGTCCAGTACGCGCACGCGGTAGCCGCGTGCCAGGAGATCGTCGGCCAGGTGCGAGCCGATAAAACCGGCGCCCCCTGTTATGAGAACGTGTGTTGCCATCAGTGCTCCTTCCGTGAGCGAGTCAACGTCCGTGTTGGCGGGGCCCATCCTGGGCTCCGGTCGGGAGGCGCTGGCCGGCCTCCCTGGGCAGGCGCCGTTTACAGCGGCTGCGCTGCCGGTCTCAGAACCAAGCGGTTGAGCGCCACCTCCCGTGGCCGCGTCAGCGCGTACAGCACCGCGTCGGCTACGTCCTCGGCGGCCAAGGCACCCCATCCGATGGTCGCCGGTGTCGGTCCGTGTCCGGCGTCGAAAAACGGCGTGTCCACGACGCCCGGCGCGACGCTCAGCACGCGCAGCTGCGGTTGCACCTCCAGGCGCAGGGTCTCGCCGATCATGTCCAGCGCGGCCTTGCTGGCGCCGTAGACCGCGCCGTAGGGATAGGCGTGGCGCGCGGCGACCGAGGACATCAGGACGATGTCGCCTTCCGCGCGCGCGAGCATGTCGGGCAGGAAGGCGCGCAGGACGCGCAACACCCCGACCACGTTCAGGTCGAACAGCGCGGCCCATTTGGCCGGGTCACCCTCGGCGAGACGTTCGTGCAGATGAGCGCCCGCGCACGGGGCCAGCACCGCGGGGGTGTCGAAGTTCGATCGGATCCACGCGTACAGCGTGTCGATATGGTCCGGGTGGGTGACGTCGATGCGGCGGTGGTGTATCGCGGGGGGCAGGTCG contains the following coding sequences:
- a CDS encoding diguanylate cyclase; this encodes MSFRLKTVLGIALIEAALLLVLIVVSLNYLRVSNEQQFLTRAETTAQLFATTAKDAVLVTDVALLDTLVEEVLTNPGVVYARVLGAGRVLAEGGDPRALAQARAANRSVRDADDGVYDVHAELAADGETYGRVELGLTVAPIQAVLRDARNHALSIAGVEMVLVAFFSLVLGTYLTRQLGALRSASQRVAEGDFTSRIPVQGRDELAQTASAFNAMAARLQEAGEQRARAEEALRALNEQLEERVRARTEELAELNRQLHHRALHDGLTGLPNRSLFHDRLHTQLAAAERNESRFAVALLDLNRFKQINDAEGHAVGDRVLQAIARRLSAVLRDGDTVARLGGDEFALILPAVVDAEGARTAGSRLLAALSAPLHVAERDLLPGGSVGMALYPDHGHEPELLLRHADTAMYQAKFAGTGFALYRPLPAPVDDDEAQA
- a CDS encoding TIGR04295 family B12-binding domain-containing radical SAM protein, producing the protein MKIALVNPNWSFTGSIYFGCQEPHLPLEYGYARALLEREGHEVELIDAHMEGLTRDALRGRVAAFAPEMTVVTTAPSYLFWRCAPPELRVPQETVQDLGALGGTWVAVGPHASTTPGPTLAKLGVDAVVLGECEEVLAELARTPRERWHQVNSLAYWRGERVHVQGGPAAANMGALPALHWPAAYVRRHAHHHHRFDVAPQGPGAELEASRGCPYSCTFCAKDNYRDRYRRRPLAVVLEELDGLIAQGVEYVYFVDEIFLPNRELLQALVRRPVTFGVQTRIDLWGLDMLDLLGEAGCVSIEAGVESISSAGRDLLAKRCKLDTADLTRRLVHAKCSVPFVQATLMESGVDDPQAVQAWREELQQAGVWANEPVPLFPYPGSPDYRRLWGAPDERAWERAVDHYLGLFDHFSDIQEQRPRPLTELEARPARHR
- a CDS encoding glycosyltransferase, translating into MSGALNWVILGLSITSSWGNGHATTYRGLVRELCAQGHRVLFLERDMPWYAAQRDLPAPPYGQTRLYDSLEELKDRYADAVRDADVVVVGSYVPDGIEVGRWAQREARGLVAFYDIDTPVTLAALKRGACEYLSPALIPGYGIYLSFTGGPTLTHLERHYRAPRARALYCSVDAEAYTPQALPLRWDLGYMGTYSADRQPPLERLLLTPARADTALRMIVAGPLYPADIAWPANVARTEHLPPAEHPAFYNAQRYTLNITRADMVRLGYAPSVRLFEAAACATPIISDWWAGLDTLFTPGREILVARESGEVRDYLRRIADDERQRIGEAARRRVLAEHTAAHRAAQLADYAREALGEAAPTARSNNAFSAGAGGPT
- a CDS encoding phosphate/phosphite/phosphonate ABC transporter substrate-binding protein: MERWRESTGARRGLQAGHALGAACALALCLLLLSPFPVYGQAETHTAPLRFGVVPQQVPRQSVRNWMPLLRYLEAQTGYPLQFQTARDIPTFEQRLLQGEYDLAYLNPYHYIVFNATTGYLPLARENVPLQGIVVVQAEAAIRDLKDLRGTTIAFPGPGAVAATLVPRAYLARLGIPHEAQFVGSHDSVYRAVARGLFPAGGGIRRTYEALDPEVSGRLRVLWSSPPLTPHPVVVHPRVEAEAVDALRAALLQMGSDPGGRAILKTLGFQHFEPAEDADYDDVRALDLALPRKLGK
- a CDS encoding glycosyltransferase codes for the protein MRIAFFGSSLVSAYWNGAATYYRGMLRALAARGHAITFYEPDAFERQQHRDMPDPDWARVVVYAAEGTAEVDSALQEASTADLIVKASGVGVFDAYLERAVLALRHERCLVAFWDVDAPATLDSIHADPDNPFRALIPRYDLVLTYGGGRPVSAAYEALGARSCTPIYNALDPSTHYPVAPDLRYTADLGFLGNRLPDREARVEDFFLACATRLPHKRFLLGGSGWEDKARPDNVRYLGHVYTRDHNAFNCTPRAVLNISRESMARYGYSPATRVFEAAGAGACLITDHWEGIEYFFEPGREVLVARSGLEVAEHLDALDARRARALGQAALRRVLAEHTYAHRAAQLELLLDGRSAAGVSGTAVGGA
- a CDS encoding glycosyltransferase family 4 protein; the protein is MTTDAVGGVWTYALELGALLGEAGVAVELAAMGPAPSAEQREAAGRIPGLRLHHRPYRLEWMEAPWEDVAQAGGWLRGLAEAHDVDLVHLNGYAHGALDWGRPAVVVAHSCVLSWWQAVKGESAPAEWTRYRAKVSAGLRGAQAVVAPTAAMLDALERYYGAFERRRRLRPGHAPRTRRVIHNGRDARLFHPRPKRPYVMAAGRLWDEAKNIAALAQVAPSLPWPVYVAGDTESPDGGTAPCAHLRTLGALPPVMLARWLGEAGIYALPARYEPFGLSALEAALSGCPLVLGDIPSLRELWSGAAHFVPPDDPAALAYTLTALMNDPAARVTMARAALVRAQRYSRAAMGAGYLRLYADLITTERKQACG
- a CDS encoding glycosyltransferase, with product MRIVFFYHSLVSDWNHGNAHFLRGVAGELLARGHDVRIYEPADAWSVRCLLKEHPAALDDFQAAYPRLRSLRYDPATLDLDVALDGADLVLVHEWNEHDLVARIGRHRARTRRYRLLFHDTHHRAVTDRRAMDAYDLRDYDGVLAFGQVLRDLYQDAGWTQHAWVWHEAADTRLFKPMPDVDKLGDVVWIGNWGDEERSAELAEYLLTPIWALRLRATVYGVRYPERARLALSAASIAYRGWLPNYCAPEVFARYRATVHVPRRPYARVLPGIPTIRPFEAMACGIPLVSAPWEDSEGLFRAGEDYLVAGNGNQMQAHLANLMADADLRHSLAANGLATIRARHTCAHRVDELLAIHAELIGKARRRASA